CCCTCCCAGTAATCTCCAGGCACAAACTGTTGCTTACGCCTTTGTTTGTTTGCCTATCTTTTGTATGCTTCTTAGTGAATCCTAGGTCTACAAAAATGGGCTGTACTCTAAGACTTGGATTTGGTCTGATACGGTTCACTTCCTTTTCATTTGGTGGACGTAGTATTCTATTGTCAGACTCTAGTTCTGAAACTTCATCTTCATTCAGAAGAACCTACAAAAAGCAGACCCCTTTAAACTCTGTTCGCAGTAAACAAGTATATCAAGTGCATGTTTCATAACAGATCTTTTCTTTGCAGCGAGAAGTGAAAATTTTCTATTGTGTCAGAATCAATTTTATAAGAACTTCCAAAGGTAATcactttgcatcaaaatcaatTATACAAAAGAAGAATCAAACATGAACTTGTTGCTAATTTGCTATAAGGGCCATTAAAGAAAGGCAGAGAAGAAAACATGTATCCTAGGTACTTTACAGTTTAGGCTAAACTACATATCAATAATTGTAGTTATAGCAAAAACAACAAAGCTTGTTACATGAGTATTTAATGTCATCTTCAAGACTTCCATTCAGTAAACAACATAACAAATAATATGTGAAACCTCAGAGAAATGGAAAAAGCAGGATAACTTGagatacatatataaataacaGGAAAAAATATCATGGTGAAAGGTATCTATTTCTAGTCATACTCAAAGGACATAGGATAATTCATGTCATCCCGCAGTGAATCCAATTAGTAAACTTTTAAGCAGGAAGACATGGCAAAATACTAACCTTGCGTCCAACCAGATCAAAAGTCACAACCACTTTATTCCGTTTGGCTCGTTCAGCTTCTTCCATCTCCTCTTGTTTCTTcttcaacatctctttctcctgaagaaaaagaagaaaaaatttgatCAGACTACCAGATGTATACATCATTGCAAGTTGCATACAAGTAGTAAAATATAGTACCTCCTTTGACAACCAACTGTTTCCATCAATCTCATAATAGTCACTTTGGTCATCGATAACAGTTGTACGAGCAGTAGCATTTCGATCATATTCGACAAGCCTCTTTGCATAAGCTTCAGCAGCAGCTTCGGTATTCGATAAAGGGGGCAATGTTTCTTCCAGACCAGCGTACGAGCTGCCCTCTTTCAACACAAGTGCGCCGCAGAAATGGCAAGGCCCCTCTCCTTCTTGTTCACAAACTATTTTGCCACATGATAAGCAATTGCTGACCAGCCTGTGACGACGAGCTTGACAAGAGCACGGTCTTCCCTGCTGAAACACAATTGACCCTTTGGCTGCCTCGGCAAGCGAAATGGCTTTCCCAGCCTTCTTCTTTTTGGAATTCCCTTGGTTTCCTTTCTGTGATGTACTCGATTCACCGCCTGAAGTTGGAACCTGATTTTTCTGATTGCTGGGAACTGCATTCTTGATGGGTTCGGCATTACTTCTTTGGACTGTAACTGCTTTTGGTGCTCTCGATGATTTCTTACTTCCACCTGCAGATGCCTCAACTGAAGGTTTGACATAGGCATGCAATTGGGCAGTTGGAACATTGGATTTGGTTGTGAGTTCTAAGTGACCCCTCCGTCTTAAATATTCTTCAATCACAGGCTTCCCGGCTTCCTGACCAATTATATTCTGCAGAGGAGAATAAAGATAAAGTAATTCAGAGTTAAATCTTCTACTCAAGTGAGACACTAAAAGACACGACCCACTCATAAAAAGATAATCTCTTTTGCAAAAGCTACTCTACGACCAAATATTAAGGTGCCATAAAGTTTATTTTTGTACATGAAAGCCTTATGTCATAGATTTGTGACTGATTTGTAAAGCTCAGTTATGAAACAAGGTTCTTGAATCCAACTATTAGATCTCAAATTACAAGCTAAATCATGATGTTCATTGTTGACCAATATAAGAGAAATGCATTCAGCAGATGCAGTATACCTAATCTCATCACGAATTTTTAATCACAATTTAATGTAATCAAAATTACACATAATCAAACAAAGAAACATCAGAAGAGCCCAAAATTGGTATTACACAGCATCCTAATCTTTCTGCAGTATAAAGTAAACATAAAATAAACTAGAAAGTAAGTTAGATTCTCaaacaaaattaattcataGCAATTGAACCCTAAATCCCGTAAAACATAATTCGaagtgtgtatatatatatatattccagcTGAAAGGAAGAGATAACTTACATCAAGGTACTCCTTAGCATCGCGAGGCTCAGCAAGGTCACAGTAAGAAACAAGTCCCTTTATAATCTCTTCATCCAAACCCAAACCCAATCCCGTCTCTATCTTCGAACACAATTCCACCAGCGCCTTCTCCAGCCACTCCCCCGCCGATCCCATTCCTCTTTATCTCTCTCCCAAAATCGCAAAATAATGATTCCCTACATCGCGGTCCTTACATAATTTATATAAGCAGTTAAGCACCCATTATGATCTTGCCACGTGAACAATCCAAGACCCACTCGAGGACCCCACTTTTTTTATGACGTGGCAATCACACTATGAACCAAGATTCTGAAAACCAAATCTTCATTAACTTCtttagttaataatttattaatttattactCCGACCAATTCGACCGTAGTTCGGCTAATTTTTTTGCAAATGAAAAAATTCATGGAGTAACACCATGAAATGGATGCATTGCAAAATATTGCACTGCTATGGGTCAGTAACAAAACGTAACTTACGTtttgtgtttatttattttttttaattttaaaatatactaAACGTAGTTTACGttttggtttttcttttttt
Above is a genomic segment from Arachis stenosperma cultivar V10309 chromosome 1, arast.V10309.gnm1.PFL2, whole genome shotgun sequence containing:
- the LOC130979931 gene encoding uncharacterized protein LOC130979931, whose amino-acid sequence is MGSAGEWLEKALVELCSKIETGLGLGLDEEIIKGLVSYCDLAEPRDAKEYLDNIIGQEAGKPVIEEYLRRRGHLELTTKSNVPTAQLHAYVKPSVEASAGGSKKSSRAPKAVTVQRSNAEPIKNAVPSNQKNQVPTSGGESSTSQKGNQGNSKKKKAGKAISLAEAAKGSIVFQQGRPCSCQARRHRLVSNCLSCGKIVCEQEGEGPCHFCGALVLKEGSSYAGLEETLPPLSNTEAAAEAYAKRLVEYDRNATARTTVIDDQSDYYEIDGNSWLSKEEKEMLKKKQEEMEEAERAKRNKVVVTFDLVGRKVLLNEDEVSELESDNRILRPPNEKEVNRIRPNPSLRVQPIFVDLGFTKKHTKDRQTNKGVSNSLCLEITGRVQHESNDMKYFMMDNQLAAAASSEKFWKASSANGVYDDDDGECFRSNQ